atatatatgtgtgtgtgcatgtgtgttgaGTTGAGGGCGGACAAGCCCCATGCTGAAGGCCAATACACTCAGGCGGACTAGCTTTATTCTAAAGGCCAAGAGAAAGCGGACTAGCCACGTGCTGAAGGCTATATAGGGTGGACCAGTTATACACTGAAGGCCAAGGTACAATCCAGCTATAAGTTGAAGGCCATTATGTGTATGCATTGTATAAGTGTTGTGGTATGGAATATTTtgagggaattcactaagcttagGCTTATAGTTGTTGAATAACCGTTTTGCAAGTTGTTCATCTGACCGTGGAAAGGCTCACACATGATTTTATCTACATCGAAGCATCAATAAAGTTTTATAGACTTCTTCTAAGACACTCTTTTATAATTAACTATGTAATATTAATATGTAAtgatataaaaaaatgaaaattttgctttcGAAAATCAGGAACGTTACATGATGCTTAGAATTCATTAGAATTTGTTTATTGATGAGGCATTGAAGAAGTTTCAACCTACATTTCATTGTTAAAAATGACGGAAAAGTGTAAAAACCAAATGTATGGTCAATTTGgaagtattttttatttttggttagGTTTTAACACACTAATAGTCCATCAGCATGAGCAATACGATAACCTGCAAATAGAGGAGTATTTCAAGGTTAGTAGGAAGACAAATAACATGAATAAATCATAAAATAAACATACAAATCTGAGAACCTACAAAAGGGGAAAACAAGGAGTACTAAGTCAATATGCGTGttgaaaaacataaatgaaataaataagGATAGAAGCATATCAACATAAAACGCATATCGACAATAAAGATCAGAAAATAAAACATGTAGGAGGGAAATGATATTTATTTACCCTGATGTTAAGCCTTCATGTCCTCATATTTAAGAAATGTCTCCAAAAGAGCAAGCTCTTCTATGTGTAGCCTCATATTTTATACTCTCCTACTTCCTTATAGGACGGCATCTCCTCTTACCCTCAATCATAATTTACTTACCCTGCTTACCGTCATTGATGGTGGTCTCCTTATGACATGCCCATACTGCCTCAAACGAAATTCTTTAATTTTTCGATGGTCGATACCACTCCCAACAAACTCTTGTAAATGTGGTATCATATCCAACAACCACAAATCCAACTCAACATCCTCATTTTGACTACTTCCATCTTCTTCTCGTACTTCTTCTTGATCTACCAATATTTTGATTCATACATCATGCCAAACCTAATAGCTACTTGGTAAAATTATGGATTCGGTTTCAGTGGGTCTTACTTGTCACCTAGGTCTCCCAGGGTTTCCTCCATTTGGACCAATCTATGTTATTACATGTCAAAGTGATCAATttagaaaaaatcataaaatttgatGGCTTTAATGAAAAAAATAGTTATCTAATCATTTTAACCAACTAAGCCGTCAATACAATATCACATTCAGGCTGTGTTTGGAGCATCACAGCTAGTTGATAAGCTATTTTACTTTCTAAGCTTTATTAAGTTGTCATGTTTAGAAagtcaaaaagtagcttataagctagctttttaaaaAGTTACTTAGAATAGTTTTTTAGGAGCATGTTTCAAATTTCcaaatataccccttaattaattatagaagcacatttatttaaatgtttttatgtcATTGTATATCTTTCAACTAGTTTTACCAAATGTTATTTTTTAGACGGGACGGTATAGGACACAACGAGCAACGACATGGCTGAGGTGGAAGTCAGAAACGCGGTGATAACGAGgggaaacccccccccccccaactcgTTGCAGCTCGTCGCGGCGGATTTCATGGCCGTTACCACCGGGTGAAATGGGAAAAAATTGGACCGTTGCCGTATTTTtgacttaattaaaaaaaattaaaattatttattctttTCCTATATAAATACCTATTATCTAAACAATTTTTTACACATAacttctctttttctctctatATAATCTCAATTATTTTCAAAAACAATTATGGATCCTTTCGACTCGCGGTTACTTTGCAGATAATTATGTATACGGAGTGAAGGACTTCAAAAGAAGATTTCGTTTGAATAGGAATGTGTTCCTACGGATCGTCAACGCCTTTGGAAAGTCGGTATCGCTTCTTtactatatttttatataaaataaatacaaatgtACTACatgtttctttttaattttacaaCAAATGTACTATATTATTAAATTGTAGTTAATTTATGTTTAGGTATGAATTTTTTCAATTGACATATGATGCTAGAGGTAGACGAGGGTTTACAACATTGCAGAAATGTGTTGCGGTTATTCGTTTGATTACTATGGGGGAGTCACCCGACACCATGGACGACTATATGATAATGTCTGAAAGAACCGCAAGGGAGAGTTTGTATACATTGTCAAGGGGTGTTGTGGAAACATTTGGAGATGTATATTTGCGGAAACCTCCATTACATGATTTTCAAGAATTGTATGTGGCGCATGAAGAACGTTATGGGTTTCCCGGAATGATCGGAAGCATTGATTGCACACACTAGAAATGGAAAAATTGTCTGGTAGCATGGAAAAGGAAATATGCAACTGGTCATCATGGATCACCTTCATTGGTTTTAGAGGTTGTTGCTTCtcaagatttatggatttggcATGCATTTTTGGGGGTTGTGGGTTCCAACAACAGCATCAACGTTCTTGATCAGTCAACAATATTCGACGATCTTTTGAATGGAAAGGCCCAGGATGCTCCTTTCATGGTGAATGGAAacgaatacaaatatgggtattacCTTACAGATGGAATATATCATCAGTATTCCACATTCGTGAAGGCATTCTGTCACCCGGTTGAAGAACGAGACAATTTTTTTAAGAGAAAACAATAAGGAGCATGTAAAGATGTGGAACGTGCTTTTAGAGTGCTGAAGGCGAAGTGGCATATAGTTGAACATGCAGCACGACCATTGGATTTAGATACTCTACGatatattatgtatgcatgtatcataatgtATAACATGGTAGTAGAAGATAAAGGGCGAAATATTGCACACTATATCCCAACGGAGCCCAGACACGTTCAATTTCAACCAGGAACAACAAAATATTTGTATCGAGTTGTTGACATTCAGGACGCAAATAAACACAGACAACTTCAAGAGGACTTGGCGGATTATATCTTCTATGGTAACAATAACGATAACGAATACCatttagttttttaaaaaatatttttttttaacgaGTAGCGTTGTATTTTTGTTTTTCGAATTTGGATGTTATGCGTAATTTAATTTCTATGTtaattttaatctttaaaaaaaattattatatgttatttataatttttaaaaattatgttttatttattatgttatatttaaaaatatttgtttaaattgaaaaaaaaaatcaaaaaaaaaataaaaaataaattataaaatggaaAAAAGTTGGTGTTATAACAAGATGCAACATTGGTGACCATTTCTCcatttggtgttataacaccattggTGATGTGGCATGTGAGGTAGTACCAAAATGGTGTTACATCTAGTTGCCCACACCCAATGCTCTTATTAACTAACTTTTTAGCTAccaactagttttttatttaacagctagtttTTCAGTTAGTACGTCAAACATGACATAAACATTTTggaaatttcttttataagatgATAACTTCCGATCGACCaaaataacaataatacttaaacggtaaaaataaataaaatatattagttttttttatgtaATATGTATTTTCTTAAACAACCGAATCAACACACATTTAGTATTTTTAAAATTTGGATTAACTAAGGGTGGAGAACACGTATACGATTACCCTAAAAAGGGTTGCTAAACTTGTTTACTTATACAAAAATGGCTTGTGTTTACTTTTGTTCCAAGTGTAAAGAAAGCATAAACTTAGTGGTTTGACTTTGTAGTGGTTTGTGGTTTGACTATGTGGTCGGTTTTCAATGAAAGCGAGGTATGAACAAATGAGGCAAAAGCAGTCCAAGAAGCTATGAATACCGATCAATTTATCAAATAAGCAACACTCGTGTTC
The genomic region above belongs to Lactuca sativa cultivar Salinas chromosome 4, Lsat_Salinas_v11, whole genome shotgun sequence and contains:
- the LOC111876980 gene encoding uncharacterized protein LOC111876980 — protein: MANKNKKDKDMRKKGKTNSLCLAAWTNFVAPDRPCHSWRYEFFQLTYDARGRRGFTTLQKCVAVIRLITMGESPDTMDDYMIMSERTARESLYTLSRGVVETFGDVYLRKPPLHDFQELKYATGHHGSPSLVLEVVASQDLWIWHAFLGVVGSNNSINVLDQSTIFDDLLNGKAQDAPFMVNGNEYKYGYYLTDGIYHQYSTFVKAFCHPVEERDNFFKRKQ